The Drosophila nasuta strain 15112-1781.00 chromosome 2R, ASM2355853v1, whole genome shotgun sequence genome segment GAAAGTGGAATTGTCGATATACAATTATGTTCAATACATACTTGACATCAACAACCGTTGTGAAAACGTCTACAATCTGTCTGGCGACGGACAGGCATAAACACTGCAGGTAGACGGGGAGACAGACAGCCAGAAAATTCTTCCGAAGCTAAAACATATAGAAGCTTTTCTAACGagattaaatttattgtattggTAAAAAAGagatttttagtttttagaattctttatttatttaaattatgttgtatttgattttccatatttaattattaccGTTCACAACATTCGATTTTTCTATTAACTATACTGTAAATTCGCTTATTGACTTCTGAATCTTTTGATTACATTAAGCATATAATCTATAATTTTTCAACAACTTTAATAGTTCTAGTAATCGAAAGAAAGTCATAAAGtcataaaatattgcaaagaATTGTTCAGTTCTGTATTACCCAAAATTTAggtaaaattatgaaaaaagtTGTAACTTATTTTTCGGCGCGAGGCTtaaaaaaacttataaaatactttagaAACACGTGTTAAAAAACTAACATTTCCATATCTTTATAACTTCTAACTTCTTTTCTGTGATTTCTCCTGCTTAAAAATTACATCATTAAGGCTATgactaaaactaaaaacgcCGAAGGAACCAAGGCACAATCATTTGAAAATCGTATAATTGATCACAATAATTATATTGGGATCATTATTGTAGCATTGAACTAGGGTTTCACTTgatgaaacattttttttttgggtttttgtaTTGATATTTCTACAAATACGACCAGGTCGCAATGGCTTCCGGCACTAAGTTTAAGTTTTGgctatattaaatattatcaatGAGATAGGACTACATTGGGGAGAGCTTAACTCAAAGTTCGctgtattttgaattttttattgtgacTACTTAAAACTTTTGCTGATTCTTATGATGGGACTGATATTGTGGCATCAACTTTTGAAGGCCACCACTGCTAGCATGCGAGGATGTGACCGATGCTGTGGCCGAAGCTGGGGCTGAAGCCGATGCAGACGAGGAGGCAGTTGTATTTAGCGGTGTGCTTATTAGTGAGGCATGAATTGCCCTCTTGCGTTTGGAGTAATAGCAGAAGATGCAGAAGCCATTCTGCGGTGTGGAACATCAAATATTTGTAGGGCTGCGCGTGGCCGACGAGGTGCGATAACGTGAACCGGAGCTGTATGATCCGagaaaataattaagtaaTGATTCATAAAGATTATATGATGTTATGCTGTACTCACCGTGAGATGCTAGATGTGTAGTCGCGTACCGGTGTGCGAGCTTCACGCCTGTGGTAGCTACCAGCGCCGCTGATACCGCTGGTGCAACCGGTACCAGCTGTCGGAGGTTCCAGCATTGACATGGTACGGTGATCATATGGTCGAATTGAGCGTCGTCCGAGTGTGACATAACCATCCAAATGACTACTAGCGGTGGCAACGCTTCCCGAAGGTAAAGTTCCGTTTAAAGTATACGACGAGCGTCGTTTTGGATTATATGTATTGTAGTAGCCATTGGCGCCGCCAACAGTGCCGGTGCTGGGACTGGAACTGGAAGAGCTCTTGTAGCGCAGCGGCACAAAGCTATATTCGGTATGCGGCTCATACCGCTTACTCAGGAACGAAGGCGATGTATTGCGAATATCATTGAGACTCTTGCGAGGCTTGCTTGTTGCTCCAGCAGACGCGGAGTTTGAGTAGTCCAATGTTGAGCGATAGACGGGTGGCTTGAGCTCAGTACCAACGGGACTTAACTTTAGGGGCCTAAAAAACTGCTGTGCAATGTCTGGGGAATGACCGCGCGTCTCTGGTTCAGGTGCATGCAACTTATGACTGGAGCGTGCTTTTAGTGCCGCATGCTGCTCACGGTAATAATCGCGAACTGCTGATGGACCCACAATGCTGCTTGTGCGTCGTGGCTTCTGTTCGTTAAACCGGCTGTAGAAGCTTCGACGCTTAATTCGATCAATGACACTCTCGTTGGGATCGGAACTCTCAGAGCAACGTGTTGGCGACGATAGCTGTGAGGCACGGGACAGTCGAGATACTGTCGGTGATGGTGTTGCATGTAACATGTAGTTATCCTCTGAGCAAATTGACCAGTTGTCAAAGTATAACTCTGGTTCCTCGGTGGGCGACATAAATGTAGACGTCGATGCACAGTCATCTTGGTAGCTTCGCGAATCAGAAGAGTAGTTGGCAATGTTATCAAACGACGGTGTCAACAAATTGTTGCGATTAATTTCGTTTGCCGACGAAGTGCGATAGCCAGAAGTCTGAGaactgcagttgttgttggtgttaaTAGAATTGTTGTTGGTGACATTATCCATCGATTGTTGGCTGAAGCTATTATTGGAGGATGCACTCTTTATACCGCCTGGATAAGGCGGCAAATTGGAGTACAGTCCATTCGGGTTGCCATTCAGCAGTGCCGGGTTCGTCTTCGACCCGCGATAGGCATTTGTCATCGTGCTACCTGTATTTGGGACTGTGCTTGTCGTTGTTCCAGTTTCATTTCCACTGGTGACATTACTTAAGTCCAGCATGAGGCCCTTCCGTTTGTCCTTGTTACTTGCTGTGCCCGTTGCCGATTCTGTTCCAGTTCCGGTTGCCATGGTTGTGTGGCCGCTACGACTAACTCTACTGGTACTGCGTGTTGCACTCTGATTTTGTACGCAGTCTGGACAGACAGTTTCGCAGTTGCAGTTCACTTCGGCCATGGCTTTGCCTATGTTCTGATAGATGGGTGGTTCATTTTGATCTTCGCGGGCTTCCCGTTCAATGTTGTTGGTGGAACGTGAGTTGCACACTCGACGCTGTTCGCTACTCTCACGATCAAAACGCTTCAGCAGTCCACCGAGCATTTTGTTGACTGTTCCGCTTTGTTTTCCGCTGCTGCCGTTGGTGCTGTAATTATCTATATGCAGCTCCTCAACACTTGCGGAACGTTTGGGATTGACACTTGTATTTGGTTCGCCCTGTGTCCGTGGCATAGATCTTTCTCGAAGAGACCTTAGCATTGTATCAAAGCGGGATCGCTTGTCTAAACGCTTAAACTCAGCTGCAGTTTCTAGTTGCTTATCCGCCTCCAAGGACTTCTTTTTTCGAAGCCGAGTTGAAGACGACTTTTCAGGGGAGCTGCGGTCGTCGGTTGAATCTTGCTTGTGAGTACACACCAGAGTTGAACTGGGCTTCTCTGTATTAATCTTCTTTTCCTTACTCATCGCTGAGTCGCGGAGCTTCTCAAACTTCTGACCGATGGCGTAGAGCAAACCCCTACTTGACTTTTTTTCAGGCGATTTTTCCTTTGACCTAATAATCGGACTCGACTCCTTTGAACTTTCGACTGGAGGGGTTGTCTTTGTTGTCGAGGCAGTTATAGATGAAGAAGATACGTTAGTCATTACCGGAGTGGGTGTTGCTAGCTTGGATTTTTTGGAAACTTTTGTCACTTTTTTGGTAGAAATCGGACGAGATTCTATCGGTGGTGAAATGGCGTTGTCAGATGGTGTATTCAAGGGCGTTTTAGTAGAAAATGATATTTCCTCGGATGTGGACTTCGAGCTGGACGCAGTTGTCGAGGCTGAGATAGTCTCAACGGTGCTGGGAATTGCAACGCCACTTCGTGTTACTTTTCTAAGATCTTTGGGCATAGTTAGTTTGGTTGCCGGGTAGCTTTTCGGACGCATTAGACGGCTTTCTTTCACAGAAGAGTCAATGGGGACTTCAACTGTACTATTGGATACTTTACTAGAAAAATTAGTTGGCGGCGTCAATACTGATGCCTCTGTTTGTGACAATTCTGGAGTGCGTTTGAGGGTTAGACACAGATCTTTCATGGGGTATGATTTGGGACGCTTCAATTTAGTTTCCTTAACTGCTGGTGTCGTTGATTGTGGGTCGCTAGCCTTTTCATCTGTGGTAAGAGATGAGCTCACTTCGTCTGCTGATTTCTTAGATACTTTCTTGACTTTGCGAACAAGGTTTGTTGTCGCTATAGATGTTGTCGTTGAGGAAATTGTCTTAATGGTATCGGCATCGTTACTTTTCTCTAAGCTCTTATCATTGGATTTGggtttctttaattttttgataGTGGATTTTTCCTCAGATTTGTCTGTTAGTTGCGGCTCTGTCATGAGCTGCTCCTGTTCGCTTTGTGTACGAGCGACGGAAAGCAGTTGCAGTTCCtgcaatattttattggcAATCTCATGCTTGCCCAGCTCGCTTTCAAACTCTCTGGGTCGCAGCTCATTACGTCTTTTTTCAGTGAGTTCAATATGTGTTTCAAGCATAGGATCTGTAAACTGTTCCAGACTTTTGTTGCGTGCGTGTTTCTTCGTAGCATGACTTGTCTCAATGTCTGCCTCTACATTTGGAAGGCTGTGCTTGCGATGCCGCAAATCCGATTGTTCTAGACGAACGCTTGATACTTCTTGTATTTCTCGAAGTGCACTTTGAGAGTCGCGCTCTCGAGGTTCATCGAAAAAGTCTGATCGCAGGAAGCGGGAGACTCTCCGCTGCGAGGAGCGTCTACGcaaggagctgctgctgtcagcCACGGCCTCAGGCACAGGAGCACTCTGGGCTTGTGGTGGTGGCGACAGGTAACCACTTGGTGGACGTCCCATAGCAGCGCTGTATCGCTTCTCTGACACCTCCTTCGTAATCGAAGTTCCATTGCCCGACTTGCTTAAATATGGAgagtaatatttatatttgtcaCTAATATCACTGGTGTAGTTACTGCCACACAGTGACGATTTGCTAAGATCATCGCGGCATATGCTGCTACTGCGACTCTTCGCGCCAGTTATCATTTTGGTAGTTGTTGCTTCGGTGGGTGGCCCCTGACTAGGTGCTCGGCTCAGACTGCGTTGATACGTAGCCGTGCTGGCAGCTGTTGTTTTAGGTGCGTCTATTAGTGATTTGGCATTGTGTTTAGGTTCCTCTTCCGGTTGCTCCGACAAATAGCTACGACCACTGCTCTGACTGCGTTTGTACACTTTAATGTTGGGAGTGCTGTTGGCAGTTCCACTCTGAACGCTCAGTGTTCGGGATAGTTTACGTGCTTGCGTTGGCGGAAGTTTGGCCAGCAGCTGCTCTTGGAAGCACTTTGGAAGACCCGGCGTAATGCTAGATAATGTCTCGAGATCTTTTTTACTGAGACGCAAGCGTGACAAGTCCAAGTCAGCCAGGTCCAGTCCTTCCCCGGCAACCAACTCTGTTGTGGTTGCCTTTGTGGCTATCGAACTCCTGGTGTCTATATTTCCCTGTTCAGACTGGGCCTTGCTAGCATTGTTCTTAGCGTGTTGGCCTGTGAATGATACGAGTAAAGTGCAGG includes the following:
- the LOC132787584 gene encoding mucin-2 isoform X4; translation: MRQQAKEFSVRILWVPFVILGHPAQKQSVAFWIWLLLEGEAALMPSPTRTITPAQSPVQTKRKLQPTVSTENATGTTAKKKEKPANSSFVIGEGKTPLLATTTPSQAMETESNAASAPVVQLENNQQEQLIAEPIAPVAPDVPRQATRSRLDAVVETPEEKDATKVIKKFVNKHKTADLVNAINESANGKVTVNNNAASHLPQATPPFIRKCSLQDEATLNKFNAERRKSRILETAEKFQPPPATTPTATAAAPEKSKKLSIPGVSVGSFKKEFERKATNPTPVTGPTPGERRAQEQVAAAAAAAQEAEAAQEVLATPPPSPVVVSNLEASDSKNSVSSISLEEARRSMENSIALLRQAENESNKELDQLCSQAETIGINETTSTTATPEERERKLKNARAIIGNAIQPASPGGDVSPSGAVKTSTASITLKSATLPRRKINAKTEVQLDIKPCIAEQPQPAMRFSTEIQHPVADLRSAPPREGPIPYSPIKTSLHARATSLEPKEHIITIQRPPTQPAYGRTNSNTTTRSGSLSRQSTADSEIETSTMSQSTITGAGGQGTSSTSQPIKKSPREFIIPIAVEGGGFITPRERSIEPSESSHTTASSRTTFSRLRPSHRIGSLLSDTGFDESSPFQKMRTTSFNRDGGEDDSLFTPHRLRSSRPVKKISQDNDSQSSGEEDDDDGFEILTAENLFSTLLQRVRALTNRMNVNSDLTAGFPSHSSRLLTDISRQAQSHRPFWGQSSPFGSRLNSSSNSNVINAPWRHSMSRDLGSDMESMFSRTGATLPRGQHAKNNASKAQSEQGNIDTRSSIATKATTTELVAGEGLDLADLDLSRLRLSKKDLETLSSITPGLPKCFQEQLLAKLPPTQARKLSRTLSVQSGTANSTPNIKVYKRSQSSGRSYLSEQPEEEPKHNAKSLIDAPKTTAASTATYQRSLSRAPSQGPPTEATTTKMITGAKSRSSSICRDDLSKSSLCGSNYTSDISDKYKYYSPYLSKSGNGTSITKEVSEKRYSAAMGRPPSGYLSPPPQAQSAPVPEAVADSSSSLRRRSSQRRVSRFLRSDFFDEPRERDSQSALREIQEVSSVRLEQSDLRHRKHSLPNVEADIETSHATKKHARNKSLEQFTDPMLETHIELTEKRRNELRPREFESELGKHEIANKILQELQLLSVARTQSEQEQLMTEPQLTDKSEEKSTIKKLKKPKSNDKSLEKSNDADTIKTISSTTTSIATTNLVRKVKKVSKKSADEVSSSLTTDEKASDPQSTTPAVKETKLKRPKSYPMKDLCLTLKRTPELSQTEASVLTPPTNFSSKVSNSTVEVPIDSSVKESRLMRPKSYPATKLTMPKDLRKVTRSGVAIPSTVETISASTTASSSKSTSEEISFSTKTPLNTPSDNAISPPIESRPISTKKVTKVSKKSKLATPTPVMTNVSSSSITASTTKTTPPVESSKESSPIIRSKEKSPEKKSSRGLLYAIGQKFEKLRDSAMSKEKKINTEKPSSTLVCTHKQDSTDDRSSPEKSSSTRLRKKKSLEADKQLETAAEFKRLDKRSRFDTMLRSLRERSMPRTQGEPNTSVNPKRSASVEELHIDNYSTNGSSGKQSGTVNKMLGGLLKRFDRESSEQRRVCNSRSTNNIEREAREDQNEPPIYQNIGKAMAEVNCNCETVCPDCVQNQSATRSTSRVSRSGHTTMATGTGTESATGTASNKDKRKGLMLDLSNVTSGNETGTTTSTVPNTGSTMTNAYRGSKTNPALLNGNPNGLYSNLPPYPGGIKSASSNNSFSQQSMDNVTNNNSINTNNNCSSQTSGYRTSSANEINRNNLLTPSFDNIANYSSDSRSYQDDCASTSTFMSPTEEPELYFDNWSICSEDNYMLHATPSPTVSRLSRASQLSSPTRCSESSDPNESVIDRIKRRSFYSRFNEQKPRRTSSIVGPSAVRDYYREQHAALKARSSHKLHAPEPETRGHSPDIAQQFFRPLKLSPVGTELKPPVYRSTLDYSNSASAGATSKPRKSLNDIRNTSPSFLSKRYEPHTEYSFVPLRYKSSSSSSPSTGTVGGANGYYNTYNPKRRSSYTLNGTLPSGSVATASSHLDGYVTLGRRSIRPYDHRTMSMLEPPTAGTGCTSGISGAGSYHRREARTPVRDYTSSISRSGSRYRTSSATRSPTNI
- the LOC132787584 gene encoding mucin-2 isoform X3, with the translated sequence MRQQAKEFSVRILWVPFVILGHPAQKQSVAFWIWLLLEGEAALMPSPTRTITPAQSPVQTKRKLQPTVSTENATGTTAKKKEKPANSSFVIGEGKTPLLATTTPSQAMETESNAASAPVVQLENNQQEQLIAEPIAPVAPDVPRQATRSRLDAVVETPEEKDATKVIKKFVNKHKTADLVNAINESANGKVTVNNNAASHLPQATPPFIRKCSLQDEATLNKFNAERRKSRILETAEKFQPPPATTPTATAAAPEKSKKLSIPGVSVGSFKKEFERKATNPTPVTGPTPGERRAQEQVAAAAAAAQEAEAAQEVLATPPPSPVVVSNLEASDSKNSVSSISLEEARRSMENSIALLRQAENESNKELDQLCSQAETIGINETTSTTATPEERERKLKNARAIIGNAIQPASPGGDVSPSGAVKTSTASITLKSATLPRRKINAKTEVQLDIKPCIAEQPQPAMRFSTEIQHPVADLRSAPPREGPIPYSPIKTSLHARATSLEPKEHIITIQRPPTQPAYGRTNSNTTTRSGSLSRQSTADSEIETSTMSQSTITGAGGQGTSSTSQPIKKSPREFIIPIAVEGGGFITPRERSIEPSESSHTTASSRTTFSRLRPSHRIGSLLSDTGFDESSPFQKMRTTSFNRDGGEDDSLFTPHRLRSSRPVKKISQDNDSQSSGEEDDDDGFEILTAENLFSTLLQRVRALTNRMNVNSDLTAGFPSHSSRLLTDISRQAQSHRPFWGQSSPFGRSQVSYSYTETVERKHVRLNSSSNSNVINAPWRHSMSRDLGSDMESMFSRTGATLPRGQHAKNNASKAQSEQGNIDTRSSIATKATTTELVAGEGLDLADLDLSRLRLSKKDLETLSSITPGLPKCFQEQLLAKLPPTQARKLSRTLSVQSGTANSTPNIKVYKRSQSSGRSYLSEQPEEEPKHNAKSLIDAPKTTAASTATYQRSLSRAPSQGPPTEATTTKMITGAKSRSSSICRDDLSKSSLCGSNYTSDISDKYKYYSPYLSKSGNGTSITKEVSEKRYSAAMGRPPSGYLSPPPQAQSAPVPEAVADSSSSLRRRSSQRRVSRFLRSDFFDEPRERDSQSALREIQEVSSVRLEQSDLRHRKHSLPNVEADIETSHATKKHARNKSLEQFTDPMLETHIELTEKRRNELRPREFESELGKHEIANKILQELQLLSVARTQSEQEQLMTEPQLTDKSEEKSTIKKLKKPKSNDKSLEKSNDADTIKTISSTTTSIATTNLVRKVKKVSKKSADEVSSSLTTDEKASDPQSTTPAVKETKLKRPKSYPMKDLCLTLKRTPELSQTEASVLTPPTNFSSKVSNSTVEVPIDSSVKESRLMRPKSYPATKLTMPKDLRKVTRSGVAIPSTVETISASTTASSSKSTSEEISFSTKTPLNTPSDNAISPPIESRPISTKKVTKVSKKSKLATPTPVMTNVSSSSITASTTKTTPPVESSKESSPIIRSKEKSPEKKSSRGLLYAIGQKFEKLRDSAMSKEKKINTEKPSSTLVCTHKQDSTDDRSSPEKSSSTRLRKKKSLEADKQLETAAEFKRLDKRSRFDTMLRSLRERSMPRTQGEPNTSVNPKRSASVEELHIDNYSTNGSSGKQSGTVNKMLGGLLKRFDRESSEQRRVCNSRSTNNIEREAREDQNEPPIYQNIGKAMAEVNCNCETVCPDCVQNQSATRSTSRVSRSGHTTMATGTGTESATGTASNKDKRKGLMLDLSNVTSGNETGTTTSTVPNTGSTMTNAYRGSKTNPALLNGNPNGLYSNLPPYPGGIKSASSNNSFSQQSMDNVTNNNSINTNNNCSSQTSGYRTSSANEINRNNLLTPSFDNIANYSSDSRSYQDDCASTSTFMSPTEEPELYFDNWSICSEDNYMLHATPSPTVSRLSRASQLSSPTRCSESSDPNESVIDRIKRRSFYSRFNEQKPRRTSSIVGPSAVRDYYREQHAALKARSSHKLHAPEPETRGHSPDIAQQFFRPLKLSPVGTELKPPVYRSTLDYSNSASAGATSKPRKSLNDIRNTSPSFLSKRYEPHTEYSFVPLRYKSSSSSSPSTGTVGGANGYYNTYNPKRRSSYTLNGTLPSGSVATASSHLDGYVTLGRRSIRPYDHRTMSMLEPPTAGTGCTSGISGAGSYHRREARTPVRDYTSSISRSGSRYRTSSATRSPTNI
- the LOC132787584 gene encoding mucin-3B isoform X2, with amino-acid sequence MRQQAKEFSVRILWVPFVILGHPAQKQSVAFWIWLLLEGEAALMPSPTRTITPAQSPVQTKRKLQPTVSTENATGTTAKKKEKPANSSFVIGEGKTPLLATTTPSQAMETESNAASAPVVQLENNQQEQLIAEPIAPVAPDVPRQATRSRLDAVVETPEEKDATKVIKKFVNKHKTADLVNAINESANGKVTVNNNAASHLPQATPPFIRKCSLQDEATLNKFNAERRKSRILETAEKFQPPPATTPTATAAAPEKSKKLSIPGVSVGSFKKEFERKATNPTPVTGPTPGERRAQEQVAAAAAAAQEAEAAQEVLATPPPSPVVVSNLEASDSKNSVSSISLEEARRSMENSIALLRQAENESNKELDQLCSQAETIGINETTSTTATPEERERKLKNARAIIGNAIQPVIRRPTTLFGVSNGFGSGADAGGVGGSTTTVPPLLLKSANHFIAPTRSSSINMATTTIQPKPISAPSNSLAAAKQTIQQRLFSGGVPRSTLPTMTRPSIWQPQASYSTASIFQPLPTNSPFRQMQQQFQQKCHEASQHSALFTPPPSPLHAPTHNNVTVDSNNKYSSGSSSSNNNNTMRNVNYNVSSRSRPFHNQAQDTLNTFALPAAMWLKSSPGGDVSPSGAVKTSTASITLKSATLPRRKINAKTEVQLDIKPCIAEQPQPAMRFSTEIQHPVADLRSAPPREGPIPYSPIKTSLHARATSLEPKEHIITIQRPPTQPAYGRTNSNTTTRSGSLSRQSTADSEIETSTMSQSTITGAGGQGTSSTSQPIKKSPREFIIPIAVEGGGFITPRERSIEPSESSHTTASSRTTFSRLRPSHRIGSLLSDTGFDESSPFQKMRTTSFNRDGGEDDSLFTPHRLRSSRPVKKISQDNDSQSSGEEDDDDGFEILTAENLFSTLLQRVRALTNRMNVNSDLTAGFPSHSSRLLTDISRQAQSHRPFWGQSSPFGSRLNSSSNSNVINAPWRHSMSRDLGSDMESMFSRTGATLPRGQHAKNNASKAQSEQGNIDTRSSIATKATTTELVAGEGLDLADLDLSRLRLSKKDLETLSSITPGLPKCFQEQLLAKLPPTQARKLSRTLSVQSGTANSTPNIKVYKRSQSSGRSYLSEQPEEEPKHNAKSLIDAPKTTAASTATYQRSLSRAPSQGPPTEATTTKMITGAKSRSSSICRDDLSKSSLCGSNYTSDISDKYKYYSPYLSKSGNGTSITKEVSEKRYSAAMGRPPSGYLSPPPQAQSAPVPEAVADSSSSLRRRSSQRRVSRFLRSDFFDEPRERDSQSALREIQEVSSVRLEQSDLRHRKHSLPNVEADIETSHATKKHARNKSLEQFTDPMLETHIELTEKRRNELRPREFESELGKHEIANKILQELQLLSVARTQSEQEQLMTEPQLTDKSEEKSTIKKLKKPKSNDKSLEKSNDADTIKTISSTTTSIATTNLVRKVKKVSKKSADEVSSSLTTDEKASDPQSTTPAVKETKLKRPKSYPMKDLCLTLKRTPELSQTEASVLTPPTNFSSKVSNSTVEVPIDSSVKESRLMRPKSYPATKLTMPKDLRKVTRSGVAIPSTVETISASTTASSSKSTSEEISFSTKTPLNTPSDNAISPPIESRPISTKKVTKVSKKSKLATPTPVMTNVSSSSITASTTKTTPPVESSKESSPIIRSKEKSPEKKSSRGLLYAIGQKFEKLRDSAMSKEKKINTEKPSSTLVCTHKQDSTDDRSSPEKSSSTRLRKKKSLEADKQLETAAEFKRLDKRSRFDTMLRSLRERSMPRTQGEPNTSVNPKRSASVEELHIDNYSTNGSSGKQSGTVNKMLGGLLKRFDRESSEQRRVCNSRSTNNIEREAREDQNEPPIYQNIGKAMAEVNCNCETVCPDCVQNQSATRSTSRVSRSGHTTMATGTGTESATGTASNKDKRKGLMLDLSNVTSGNETGTTTSTVPNTGSTMTNAYRGSKTNPALLNGNPNGLYSNLPPYPGGIKSASSNNSFSQQSMDNVTNNNSINTNNNCSSQTSGYRTSSANEINRNNLLTPSFDNIANYSSDSRSYQDDCASTSTFMSPTEEPELYFDNWSICSEDNYMLHATPSPTVSRLSRASQLSSPTRCSESSDPNESVIDRIKRRSFYSRFNEQKPRRTSSIVGPSAVRDYYREQHAALKARSSHKLHAPEPETRGHSPDIAQQFFRPLKLSPVGTELKPPVYRSTLDYSNSASAGATSKPRKSLNDIRNTSPSFLSKRYEPHTEYSFVPLRYKSSSSSSPSTGTVGGANGYYNTYNPKRRSSYTLNGTLPSGSVATASSHLDGYVTLGRRSIRPYDHRTMSMLEPPTAGTGCTSGISGAGSYHRREARTPVRDYTSSISRSGSRYRTSSATRSPTNI
- the LOC132787584 gene encoding mucin-3B isoform X1, which codes for MRQQAKEFSVRILWVPFVILGHPAQKQSVAFWIWLLLEGEAALMPSPTRTITPAQSPVQTKRKLQPTVSTENATGTTAKKKEKPANSSFVIGEGKTPLLATTTPSQAMETESNAASAPVVQLENNQQEQLIAEPIAPVAPDVPRQATRSRLDAVVETPEEKDATKVIKKFVNKHKTADLVNAINESANGKVTVNNNAASHLPQATPPFIRKCSLQDEATLNKFNAERRKSRILETAEKFQPPPATTPTATAAAPEKSKKLSIPGVSVGSFKKEFERKATNPTPVTGPTPGERRAQEQVAAAAAAAQEAEAAQEVLATPPPSPVVVSNLEASDSKNSVSSISLEEARRSMENSIALLRQAENESNKELDQLCSQAETIGINETTSTTATPEERERKLKNARAIIGNAIQPVIRRPTTLFGVSNGFGSGADAGGVGGSTTTVPPLLLKSANHFIAPTRSSSINMATTTIQPKPISAPSNSLAAAKQTIQQRLFSGGVPRSTLPTMTRPSIWQPQASYSTASIFQPLPTNSPFRQMQQQFQQKCHEASQHSALFTPPPSPLHAPTHNNVTVDSNNKYSSGSSSSNNNNTMRNVNYNVSSRSRPFHNQAQDTLNTFALPAAMWLKSSPGGDVSPSGAVKTSTASITLKSATLPRRKINAKTEVQLDIKPCIAEQPQPAMRFSTEIQHPVADLRSAPPREGPIPYSPIKTSLHARATSLEPKEHIITIQRPPTQPAYGRTNSNTTTRSGSLSRQSTADSEIETSTMSQSTITGAGGQGTSSTSQPIKKSPREFIIPIAVEGGGFITPRERSIEPSESSHTTASSRTTFSRLRPSHRIGSLLSDTGFDESSPFQKMRTTSFNRDGGEDDSLFTPHRLRSSRPVKKISQDNDSQSSGEEDDDDGFEILTAENLFSTLLQRVRALTNRMNVNSDLTAGFPSHSSRLLTDISRQAQSHRPFWGQSSPFGRSQVSYSYTETVERKHVRLNSSSNSNVINAPWRHSMSRDLGSDMESMFSRTGATLPRGQHAKNNASKAQSEQGNIDTRSSIATKATTTELVAGEGLDLADLDLSRLRLSKKDLETLSSITPGLPKCFQEQLLAKLPPTQARKLSRTLSVQSGTANSTPNIKVYKRSQSSGRSYLSEQPEEEPKHNAKSLIDAPKTTAASTATYQRSLSRAPSQGPPTEATTTKMITGAKSRSSSICRDDLSKSSLCGSNYTSDISDKYKYYSPYLSKSGNGTSITKEVSEKRYSAAMGRPPSGYLSPPPQAQSAPVPEAVADSSSSLRRRSSQRRVSRFLRSDFFDEPRERDSQSALREIQEVSSVRLEQSDLRHRKHSLPNVEADIETSHATKKHARNKSLEQFTDPMLETHIELTEKRRNELRPREFESELGKHEIANKILQELQLLSVARTQSEQEQLMTEPQLTDKSEEKSTIKKLKKPKSNDKSLEKSNDADTIKTISSTTTSIATTNLVRKVKKVSKKSADEVSSSLTTDEKASDPQSTTPAVKETKLKRPKSYPMKDLCLTLKRTPELSQTEASVLTPPTNFSSKVSNSTVEVPIDSSVKESRLMRPKSYPATKLTMPKDLRKVTRSGVAIPSTVETISASTTASSSKSTSEEISFSTKTPLNTPSDNAISPPIESRPISTKKVTKVSKKSKLATPTPVMTNVSSSSITASTTKTTPPVESSKESSPIIRSKEKSPEKKSSRGLLYAIGQKFEKLRDSAMSKEKKINTEKPSSTLVCTHKQDSTDDRSSPEKSSSTRLRKKKSLEADKQLETAAEFKRLDKRSRFDTMLRSLRERSMPRTQGEPNTSVNPKRSASVEELHIDNYSTNGSSGKQSGTVNKMLGGLLKRFDRESSEQRRVCNSRSTNNIEREAREDQNEPPIYQNIGKAMAEVNCNCETVCPDCVQNQSATRSTSRVSRSGHTTMATGTGTESATGTASNKDKRKGLMLDLSNVTSGNETGTTTSTVPNTGSTMTNAYRGSKTNPALLNGNPNGLYSNLPPYPGGIKSASSNNSFSQQSMDNVTNNNSINTNNNCSSQTSGYRTSSANEINRNNLLTPSFDNIANYSSDSRSYQDDCASTSTFMSPTEEPELYFDNWSICSEDNYMLHATPSPTVSRLSRASQLSSPTRCSESSDPNESVIDRIKRRSFYSRFNEQKPRRTSSIVGPSAVRDYYREQHAALKARSSHKLHAPEPETRGHSPDIAQQFFRPLKLSPVGTELKPPVYRSTLDYSNSASAGATSKPRKSLNDIRNTSPSFLSKRYEPHTEYSFVPLRYKSSSSSSPSTGTVGGANGYYNTYNPKRRSSYTLNGTLPSGSVATASSHLDGYVTLGRRSIRPYDHRTMSMLEPPTAGTGCTSGISGAGSYHRREARTPVRDYTSSISRSGSRYRTSSATRSPTNI